GCCGAAACCGCCACCATCAAAACCTCCTGATGAACCTCCGAAACCGCCACTACCACCGAAACCTCCTCGTCCGGCATTGCTTAAAATTATAGTTTCTAAAATACTTCTCGAATCTGATCTTCTATAATTTCTTTTACCACCACCTCGGTTACCTTTATTACCTCTAAATATTAAAACAAAAAAGATAATAAGGATAATTATAAAAATGATAAAACTTGGATCGAAGTCTTCTGATTTTTTTCTACTTCCTTTGTATTCGCCATTTAAAGCTTTAAAGATAGCATCTGCTCCACTATTTAAACCAGCATAATAATCTCCACGTTTAAATTGAGGAATTATCTCTCTTTCAATAATTCTTTTTGAAAGAAAATCAGTTAGTAAATGCTCTGTTCCTTTACCTGCTTGAATAGATATTTTACGATCACTTTTTGCTAATAAAACTAAAACACCATTATCTTCTTCAGCTTGTCCTATTCCCCATTTCTCACCCCAATTTGCTGCTAAATAGTTAATATTTTCTCCTTTAGTAGAATCAATTATAGCAATTACAATTTGTGTAGAAGTGGTATCAGAATATTTAATCAACTTATTTTCTAAGTTAACCTTCTGCCCTTTAGACAGCAATCCTACATAATCATAAACACTTGTTTCTTCATTAGGCTTTTTAGGTATTTCAAATCCTTGTGAAAACAATGTTTGTATAAAAGCGAAAGCTATTATAAAGAGTAAAACTTTTTTATTAATGACTAATAATCTTTGAATCATCCTTTAGAAATTTCATTAGACAATTCATTTTCATCATCAATCTGCCACGGAAAATGAGTTTTTAATTCATTTCCGGCTTTTAAAATACCTTTAACAATTCCTTGTGTAAAATTACCTTGTTTAAATTCTTCTTGCATGATATTTCTTGTCGTATCCCAAAAATCATCCGCAATAACCGCATCAATACCTTTATCACCATAAATAACAAACTTATGATCTTCTACAGCAAGGTAAATTAATACTGCGTTTTGTTCTTTGGTATTAAACATCTTAAGCTTCTGAAATACTTCTAACGCACGGTCGTAATGAGAAATTGTTGTTGTTTTCTCAATATGCACACGTATTTCACCAGAAGTATTTCGTTCAGCTTGCCTAATTGCATTAACGATTTCCTCTTCTTGTTTTAATGAAAGAAAATCTTCTACTTTAGACATATTTAGAATTTAAAGTTTACATCAGGTGCTTTTTCTGAACCTGCATCTGCTTTATAACGATTCATTTCAGTAAAATTGAAAATCCCTGCTAAGAAAGAACCAGGAAACTTCTTAATTAATTTATTGTAAATGTTAACCTTTTCATTAAAGCGATCACGCGCAACATTAATACGATTTTCTGTACCTTCTAATTGACTTTGTAATTCTAAGAAATTTCTATTTGCTTTAAGATCTGGATAACGCTCTACAGAAACTAATAATTTAGATAAAGCTCCTGATAAACCTGATTGTGCTTTTTGAAATTGAGCCATATTCTCAGGGGTTAAATCTCCTGCGTTTATGTTAACAGAAGTTGCTTTTGCTCTCGCTTCAATAACTTGTGTTAACGTTTCTTTTTCAAAATCAGCAGCTCCTTGTACCGTTTTAACTAAATTACCAATTAAATCATTTCTACGTTGGTAAGCACTTTCTACATTAGACCAACTAGTTTTTGCATTTTCTTGAAATTCTACAGCATTGTTTTGAAAACCTACAGCCCAGTTATAAAATCCATAGGCAATAATAGCTATAAGAATTATAGGAAGAAATTTTTTCATATTTTTAAAATTGATTTATAATTGATTTTTAATTTTTTGTAATTCCGCTTTTACAGCTTCTAATCTACTAATAATTTCGTGATTACTTATTACCCCATCAGGGTTCCTCTTTAATTTTTTCTTTGCACCTTCTAAAGTAAAACCTCTTTCTTTTACTAAGTTATATATTAATTTAAAATTCTCAATATCTTCTTTAGTAAACAATCTATTTCCTTTCGCATTTTTTTTGGGTTTAATTACATCAAACTCTTGTTCCCAAAAGCGAATTAGTGAAACATTAACGTCGAAAGCCTTAGATACTTCGCCTATTTTATAATATCTTTTTTCAGGTAACTCTACATACATTGGTCTTCAATATTCTAATTAATCGTACGATTGCCCTTTTTGCTGTGATGCTTTTTGCATTGCTACAAACTCTTCTGGAGTTAAATCTCCGTAATAATAATAAATAGGATTTACAGGTCTACCATTTTTATGTACTTCATAATGTAAATGAGGTGCTGCCGAACGTCCTGTATTACCAACATATCCTATAATATCTCCACGTTTTACTTTTTGACCTTTCTTAGCTAGTATTTTACTCATATGTGCATAAATAGTTTCGTAACCATACCCATGACTTATATACACAACATTACCAAAAGACGAACTACGATGCGCTTTACTTACCCTTCCATTTCCTGAAGCAAATATAGGTGTCCCTTTTGGAGCTGTAAAATCCATTCCATTATGCATTCTCCACGATTTTAAAATTGGATGCAAACGCATACCAAAACCAGAAGCCATTCTTTTTAAATTTTCATTTTTCACTGGTTGGATTGCAGGTATCGATGCTAGCATTTTTTCTTTTTCTTTTGCGAGACTAACAATTTCATCCAATGATTTTGATTGTACAACCATTTGCTTAGATAATATTTCTATTTCTTTGGTCACATTTACAATCATCGCACTATTCTTAAAACCTTCTAAATGCTTGTACCTATTTACACCTCCAAAACCAGCTTTACGTTGTTCTTCAGGTATAGGACTTGCTTCAAAATAAGTTCTATAAATATTATCATCTCTTTCTTGCAATTCAGATAATCGTTCAGATAATACGCCTAATTCTTTAGACATTAACTCTGTATGAAGTTTAAAATTTTCAAGTTCTCTCTTCTGAGACCTCTCATTTGGAGACATTAAAAACTGACTAAACCCAATAAAACCGAAGAAAGCAATTAATAAAGCTCCGACGACTCCTAAAAAAGATTTTTTATATTTTTCACTTTTATTAGACTCTATTTTTCGGTACGATAATGTCTCGGGGTCGTAATAATATTTTACTTTCGCCATAATACTAAATATACTATTTTTGTGCTTGTTAAACAAGCAACTTCTTTTAAGGGGACGTTTTTGGTAACACACAAATTTACAAAATGTTTTAAAACTACTTTTCTTTAGTTGTTTTTTAATTATTATTTAACAAAATTTCGAGCTCAACCGTATGAAATCTCAAGAAATAAGATCAAAATTTTTAGAATTTTATAAATCTAAAAACCATAATATAGTTCCATCTGCACCAATGGTGTTAAAGAATGATCCTACATTAATGTTTGTAAACGCAGGTATGGTTCCTTTTAAAGAGTATTTTTTAGGGCAAAAAAAAGTAGTGAATTCAAGAGTTGCTGATTCTCAAAAATGCTTACGTGTTTCTGGTAAACATAATGATTTAGAAGAGGTAGGAAAAGACACCTATCATCACACATTATTTGAAATGCTTGGAAATTGGTCTTTTGGTGATTATTTTAAGAAAGAAGCAATTGCTTGGGCTTGGGAATTACTTACTGAAGTATATAAAATAGATAAAGACATTTTATATGTTACTATTTTTGAAGGTGATAAAAAGGAAGGTTTAGAAAAAGATACTGAAGCTTATGATATTTGGAAACAATACATTGCTGAAGACCGTATTTTATTAGGTAATAAAAAAGATAATTTCTGGGAAATGGGTGCTCAAGGACCTTGTGGACCTTGTTCTGAAATTCATATAGACATCCGCTCTGCGGAAGAAAAAACAAAAGTATCGGGAGCTACATTGGTAAATTTAGATCATCCACATGTTGTTGAAGTATGGAACTTAGTTTTTATGCAGTATAACCGTAAAGCTAACGGAAGTTTAGAAAACTTACCTTCAACACATATCGACACTGGTATGGGGTTTGAGCGTTTATGTATGGCATTGCAAGGTGTTCAATCTAATTATGACACTGATGTTTTTACACCAATTATTAGAGAAATCGAAACAATTACTGGTGTAAAATATGAAGATGCTACTGTTTCTGGAAACGAAACAGATATTGCTATTCGTGTTATTGCTGATCATGTTCGTGCTGTAGCATTTTCTATTGCTGATGGTCAGTTACCAAGTAATACTGGTGCTGGTTATGTTATTAGAAGAATATTAAGAAGAGCTATCCGTTACGGATTTACTTTCCTGAATCAAAAAGAACCTTTTATCTACAAATTAGTAGAAACATTAAGTGAGCAAATGGGAGATGCTTTCCCTGAGATAAAAGCACAAGAACAATTAGCGCATAATGTAATTAAAGAAGAAGAGCATTCTTTCTTAAAAACCTTAGAACAAGGTTTACTTTTATTAGACACAATAACCGCTAATGCTGGAGAGAAAATAATTTCTGGAAAAAAAGTATTTGAACTAAAAGATACTTATGGTTTTCCAGAAGATTTAACAGCTTTAGTTTTATCTGAAAAAGGATTTAGCTACAATGAAAAAGAATATAAAACGGCTTTAAAACAACAACAAGATAGAGGAAGGGCAGCAACTGCTATTGAAACTGATGATTGGAATGTTTTAATAGAAGATGATGAGGAAGAATTTATAGGTTATGACACTTTAACTGCTGATGTTAAATTAACACGTTACAGAAAAATAACTACAAAAAAAGACGGTGAACAGTATCAACTAGTATTTAATATGACTCCTTTTTATCCTGAAGGTGGAGGGCAAGTTGGTGATGTAGGTTATATAGAAACGTCTAACGGAGATGTAATTTATGTAGTTAATACAAAGAAAGAAAATAATTTAATTATTCACTATACTAAAAATTTACCTGATAATTTATCAGAGAAATTTAAAGCAGTAGTAAACGAAGAGGCTAGAAATTTATCTGCTAGTAATCATACGGCAACACACTTATTACACCAAGCATTACGTACTATTTTAGGAACACATGTAGAGCAAAAAGGTTCGTTGGTGAGTCCAAAACATTTACGTTTCGATTTTTCTCATTTTTCTAAAGTAGATGCTGATCAATTACAAGAAATAGAAAACTTTGTAAATGCTCGTATTCGTGAAAACCTTTCTTTAATTGAAAGAAGAAATATACCAATGCAACAAGCTATTGACGAAGGCGCGATTGCGTTATTTGGAGAGAAATATGGAGATTCTGTAAGAGCCATTAAGTTTGGGCAATCTATGGAATTATGTGGTGGAACTCACGTACCACAAACTGGTGATATTTGGCATTTTAAAATAAAATCTGAAGGAGCAGTTGCGTCAGGAATCAGAAGAATTGAAGCAATTACAAATGTTGCTGTTGGAAATTATTTTGAAGAAGTTGAGCGTAATTTTTCTGCGGTAAAGCAATTATTAAAAAACCCGAAAGATGTAGCCAAATCTGTAAATAGTTTACAAGATGAAAATACTGCTTTAAAAAAGCAAGTAGAGCAACTGTTAAAAGAAAAAGCTCAAAACTTATCTGGTGAATTAAGAAATCAACTACAAGAAGTAAATGGGGTACAGTTTTTAGCAACTAAAGTAGATTTAGATGCTAACGGAATTAAAAATTTAGCTTTTGCTTTAGGTAAAGAGTTTCAAAATTTATTCTTATTCTTTGCTTCATCTGAAAAAGCAGACAAGGCAATGCTAACATGTTATATTTCTAAAGAATTAGCCGCAGAACGTGGTTATGATGCAGGAAAAGTAGTTAGGGAACTAGGAAAGCTAATTCACGGTGGTGGTGGTGGACAAAATTTCTTTGCTACTGCTGGTGGTAAAAACCCAGGCGGTATTCCGAAAGCTTTAGAAAAAGCGAAAGATTATATCGCTTAGAATATAAGTTACAATATTAAAAAAAGGTTCAAAGAATATATTCTTTGAACCTTTTTTAGTTTAATGCTTTTTTATATGTTGCAATAGCTCTTTCTCTTGCAAACTTATGTTCAACCATAGGTTGCGGATAGGTTAACTCATCAAAATCATCAACCCATTTTCTTATATATTGTAAATCTTTATCAAACTTCTTTAATTGAGCTTCTGGGTTAAAAACTCTAAAATACGGAGCAGAATCGCAACCTGTACCTGCTGCCCATTGCCAATTTCCGTTATTTGCCGAGAGTTCGTAATCTAATAATTTCTCTGCAAAATAAGCTTCACCCCAGCGCCAATCAATTAATAAATGTTTACACAAAAAACCTGCTGTAATCATTCTTACACGATTATGCATATAACCTGTTTTGTTTAATTGTCGCATCCCTGCATCAACCATCGGATACCCTGTTTCTCCTTTACACCATTTCTCAAATTCGACTTCATTATTTCTCCAAGGTACTGCATCGTATTTTTTCTTAAAGTTATTCGTAATCACTTTAGGAAAATGAAACAACACTTGCATAAAAAATTCGCGCCAAATTAATTCATTTAAAAAAGTAGCATTCGTTTTTAAGGCAAATTGAACCATTTTACGAACACTTACTAAACCGAACCGAAAATATGGAGACAGATAAGATGTTTTATCGATAAAAGGAAAATCTCTTATTTCATCATAATTATTTAAACTTGATAAATTATAAGGCTTCACTTTTATATGACTTTCATTAAAACCTAATGACTCTAATGTAGGAAAACTTGTTTTAAAATGGTGGAAAGCCGAGAAATCAATAGTAAATTCTTTTAAATCTACCTCAGTATTAAACTTTTGTAGCCACTTGTTTTTATAAGGCGTATAGATCGTATAAGGTAGTCCGTCGTTTTTCACAACTTCATTTTCTTCAAATACAACCTGATCTTTGTAACTGTAAAACTCAATATTATTTGACCCTAGAAATTCTTTAACTTCATTATCTCTTTTTATCGCGTATGGTTCGTAATCTTTATTTGTATAAACTGCTGTAATATCAAATTCTGATAGTAAGCCTTTCCATACTTCAATAGGGTTTCCTTTTTTAACTAATAATGAAGACCCTTCAATTTTTAATATTTTATCTAATCCTGATAATGTTTGATAAATAAAAGAGACTCTTGCATCATCTTTTGGTAACCTATCTAATATTTCTTCATCAAAAATAAATATAGGAATTACTTTATTACTACATTTTAAAGCATTGAATAATGCTACATTATCCTCTAAACGCAAGTCCCTACGAAACCAAAAAACCGCAACTTTATTTTCCATTAAACATTTTTTCTAAAGTTACAAACCTGTATTCAAAAATTGTTTTTAACTGCTTTTTTATAAATACTGCTTGTGCTATGTGTCCTAAAAAACCAAACGGAATTTTATACGATATTTTATCTTTCATTAAAGTATTTCCGTTTTCCAATTCTTCAAACCAATGCTCATGATGCCACATTTTATATGGTCCAAAACGTTGTTCATCAATAAAAAATTCTTGCTCTTTGACCTGAGTTATTTCTGTTACCCAATTTGTTTTAACAAAAGCTACTGGAGATACTTTATAGGTAATTATTTGCCCTTGATATGCTTTTTTATCAACTTTAGATGTAATATTAAACCCCATTTTAGGTGGTGTAATCTTGGCTAAATTTTCTGGGGAAGAAAAGTAACCCCAAGCTTTCACTAGTGATATATTTAATTCTTGCTCAGTTTCTAAAGTATAGATTCCCGAATGTTTTTTAAAATTCAACATTTATAAAAGCTTGGTTATTTTAGAACTCATAGGTTTTGTTATAGAATAGAAAACATCTACCAAACGCCCTTCTTCATCTACCAAATACTTTTGAAAATTCCATTTTACTGAAGAATTCATTTTACCATTCTTTCCTTTTTGTGTTAACCATTGATATATTGAATGTTGGTTATCTCCTTTTACATCTATTTTTTCGGTCATAGGAAAATCTACCCCGTAAGTTAAACTACAAAATGATTGTATTTCTGATTCTTGACCTGGTTCTTGACCTCCAAACTGATTACATGGCAAACCTATAATTACTAGCTTATCTTTGTGCTTAGCATATAATTCTTGTAACCCTTCATATTGATTTGTAAATCCGCATTTAGAGGCAACGTTAACAAATAAAATTTTCTTTCCTTTATATTGACTAAGGTTTAACTGTTCTCCGTCAATTCCTTCTATTTTTATATCGTATAAAGATTCTTTAGATGCTATCGTTTGTGCGTTTCCTAAAAAGCTGAATAATGCCATAAGTAAAGTTATTTTTAATGTTTTCATTTTGTGTAATAATTATGTAACGGGTCGTCATTCTGAATTTATTTCAGAATCGCATCGCTGGTAAAATCAAACATTTAAAATGTGAACCTGAAACAAGTTCAGGTTGACGAATATTTTTAATGTTTTCATTTATTTAAGTGTTATTTTTTCTATTGATAATTTAAAAGCTTCCTTCTTTTTATTTCCTATAAGTATAGCAATTTCAGTTATTTTTGCTCCTGAAAAATTATCAACATTTAATTTATACCCCCTAAAAGAAGCATAAAATTTATGTACCGGTAATTCTATTTCTTCTGTACTTTTTGATGTTTGGAAAGATTGGATATACCAAAAACGCTGATTATTTTTAGCTTTAATTCTTAACTGATATTTTTTACCGTCTCCTTTTAATTTAAGTACTAATTTAGTTTTTTCATCATCTAAATTAATACTTACTGGTAAGCGAGTCATAGCAAACCCACCATTATTATCTAAAGAAACATTCCCTGAAAAAATCATTTTATTTTCTTCATCAAGTTTCATCGAAGAGTTAGATATTCCTCCCATAACATCATCGTTTGTTATGTACCAACGCTGGTTAGTATTATTTTTATCAAAAATTATAATTTCATCATTCATACATAAAAAAATACTGAATAGCACTAACCATTTCATTTGCCTAGATTTATATTTTTACACTTACAATTCCAGCATCTAAAGGAATAATTTGCCCTGTTATAGAACTTGCATCATCTGATAGTAAATAACAAGCTAAACTTGCGACTTCTTCTGGTTTCAAATATTTTTTTAATGGATGTCTATCTTGCATACTTTCTTGCTGTTTTTCATTTCTTAACAAACGTGCTGCTAATGGAGTATCTGTTACTGTTGGTGCAATTGCGTTAAAACGAATTTTTGTAGCATATTCTGCAGCTAACGATTTTGTTAATCCTTCTACTGCTGATTTACTTGTAGCTATACTTGCATGAAATGGCATGCCTAAAAAGGATGCTACCGTACTAAATAAGACTACACTACCATTATTCTTTGCTAAGGTACTTTCGTATGCTTTCAATGCTTTAATTGCCCCAACAACATTAATTTCAAAATCGTCTTTAAAATCAGTGACTTTTAATCGTGTAAACGACTTTAAATTTATACTTCCTGGACAATAGACAAGACCATGAACCTCATCTAACGGAGGTAATTCATCTTTAAGAACATCACATGAATAATGTTTTACATTTATATGCTCTTCAGGTGCTATTCTACTAATATTTATAATATTATGGCTTTCCTTTAACTTTGTTACTATCGCTTTTCCAATACCCGAACTACCACCTACTACTATAATTGTTTTCATTTTATATCTATTTTTATTAGTAGTCTATTAAATCTTTTATCTTTTAGATATTTTATTATTACTTATACTTTGCTGTCTTGCACACTTAAATCTTCCTTTTTCAAACGCTCGTTTTGCTTGATGTTTTGTACCTCGACCTTGAACTCTTGCACGCCATAATTTAAAGCTAGAAAGTTTTAATTCTTTACGCATTAATTCAATTACTTGTTGCTCTTTTAAACCAAACTGAAACTTTATAGCATCAAACGTAGTACGGTCTTCCCAAGCCATTTCTATTATTCTATCTAAATCTCTATATGTCATAATATTCAAAACTTAAAAAATTAATAAACTCGCTTTTATTTATTAACCAAAGCGTTAATCATTCCTTTAAAAACAAAGGCATGAAATGGTAAAACTGAATACCAATACAAACGCCCTAAAACTCCTTTGGGTCTAAACACAGCTCTTTGGTATAACTTATCTTTTACTATTTTAAATTCTAACCATGCTTCTCCTGGCAACTTCATTTCGGCAAACAACAACAATCTTTTTTCTTTTTTATCTGCTAATAATACACGCCAAAAATCTAAAGGGTCTCCTGCTTCTAAATACGTATCATGTGTTCTTCCTCTACGTAAGCCAACACCTCCAAAAATCTTGTCGACATATCCTCTTAATTTCCATAAGCCATTAAAACTATACCATCCGTTTTTACCACCGATAGACCAAATTTTATTAATTGTAAAATCTTCATCGGTAATTTTTATAGAACGTACATCTTTAAAACAACCATATTGTGGCATTTGAATATGATCAGACAATTGATCTTTAAAAGTACCGCTACTAATTGCGTCTTTCCAGCTTGATACAACAGCATTTTGTTCTATTCTTTGAAAAGCTAAATTTACCGCATCTTTATAACAAATAGGTTGTATATCTAAAAGCTGATTAATATTACTAGCTTTAGCTATCACCTCAACTTTCATACTATCCACCAGCGCTTGCGCCAAATTAAATGATGTAGATGTAACGAAATACAACCAATACGATGATAATTTTGGAGTTAACAACGGTAATGTAAAAATGTATCTTTTAAAACCTCTTACTTCAGCAAATTGTAAAAGCATTTCTTTGTATGTAAGTACTTCCGTACCACAGATATCAAAAGATTTATTATACAATTCTTCATTTCCAACTGCCCGCTCTAAAAAGGCTAAAACATCTCTAATAGCAATAGGTTGTGATTTGGTATTTAACCATTTTGGAGTAACCATTAGAGGTAATTTTTCTACAATATCTCTAATAATTTCAAAAGAGGCACTACCACTACCTACAATTATACCTGCCCTAAATGTTGTAAGTGCGTATTTTTTTGATTGCAGATTCTGCTCAACTTGAAAACGAGATGCTAAGTGCTTAGACAAAGAACTATCATTTACAATACCACTTAAATATACAACTTGCTTACAATTTATTTTTTCTACTAAACTTTTAAAATTTTTAGCACAACGCTGTTCTAAATCTTCAAAATTAACAGCATCTGTAGCCATTGAATGTATTAAATAATAGGCTACATCTATATCTGAAGTAAAAGCAACATTTTCTGTATTTAAAAAATCTACTTTTATAAACTCAATATTTTCTTTAAATTCTATTTCATCAGGAATTCGTTGTAAATCACGAACACAACAGACTAATTCATGCCCTGCGTCTAGTAATTTCAACACCAATCGTTTTGCAATATACCCTGTGGTTCCTGTGATTAGAATTTTCATTTATTTCGGTCTTTGATATGATAATCGTTTATATTTTTCAGATACCATATAAGTATCTAAACCATTTATTGCTGCAATTTTTTCTTTAGATAAATTTAAAAAACCATCTTCTGAAAGCATTGAATCTTTAAAATACAAATCTGTCACTTCTCCTAAAACCAAAATAGTTCCGTTTGCTTTAATATGATATTCTTCCAAAAATTTTATTCCTATTTGCAAAGGTGACTCTGTTACGTAAGGCGCATGAAAACCATCTTTATATTCTGGAGATAAATCCGTTTTATCAAATTCTGATATTCCAGAAGCATATTTTGCAGACGTATGATGCGCATCTTCAATTATATCTTCACAAACTGCATTTATAGTGTAAAAACCAGTTTTCTTTATGTTGTTATATGTATTACGTGCTACTGTGGTAGGACGCAATACAAAGCCTAAAATTGCAGGGCTAGAACCATAATGAACTACTGAACTAAAAATAGCCAAATTGGTTACTCCATCTTCTGATTTAGTAGCAACAAGATTTGCTGATTTATAACCAGAAACACTATTCATTAAATTTATTTTATATAGATGCTCCATCTCATCTATTGCTGCTCTAGATAAATGCATTAAATATTTTTATAATTATTATTTTTTATGTCTGTAGCTTTTAAATCATGCATTAAATTATACAAACCGAAAAACGTTCTATTAATATAAATAAAGTGCTTTGAACCTCTATTTCCATTCATTTTCTTTAACTCTGTACTCTTAGAATATTTCTGACCTAACGCTGCTATTTTACCAAAGAAATTTTCATCAGAAAAATCAAACTCTTCTTGCTGAAATGGTTGTGTAAACAACGATAACATTTCGTAAAACAATCCTTTAAAGAAGGTTATTTCTTCTTCGGTATCATCTTCTCTTAAAATTTCTAACTCATATAATTTACTTTCGAAAAAAGCTGGATTATCAATGTTTTCACGTACCGCTAATTCAAAATATGGTACGTAAAAGCTTTCCGGAACTTCTTTCATACATCCAAAATCAATAACAATTAGTTCATTTTCAGGTGAAACTAAAAAATTACCTGGATGCGGATCTGCATGTACTTTTTTCAAAACATGTAATTGATACATGTAAAAATCCCATAAAGCTTG
This genomic stretch from Tenacibaculum sp. Bg11-29 harbors:
- a CDS encoding SDR family NAD(P)-dependent oxidoreductase — translated: MKTIIVVGGSSGIGKAIVTKLKESHNIINISRIAPEEHINVKHYSCDVLKDELPPLDEVHGLVYCPGSINLKSFTRLKVTDFKDDFEINVVGAIKALKAYESTLAKNNGSVVLFSTVASFLGMPFHASIATSKSAVEGLTKSLAAEYATKIRFNAIAPTVTDTPLAARLLRNEKQQESMQDRHPLKKYLKPEEVASLACYLLSDDASSITGQIIPLDAGIVSVKI
- a CDS encoding TIGR03643 family protein, producing the protein MTYRDLDRIIEMAWEDRTTFDAIKFQFGLKEQQVIELMRKELKLSSFKLWRARVQGRGTKHQAKRAFEKGRFKCARQQSISNNKISKR
- a CDS encoding SDR family oxidoreductase is translated as MKILITGTTGYIAKRLVLKLLDAGHELVCCVRDLQRIPDEIEFKENIEFIKVDFLNTENVAFTSDIDVAYYLIHSMATDAVNFEDLEQRCAKNFKSLVEKINCKQVVYLSGIVNDSSLSKHLASRFQVEQNLQSKKYALTTFRAGIIVGSGSASFEIIRDIVEKLPLMVTPKWLNTKSQPIAIRDVLAFLERAVGNEELYNKSFDICGTEVLTYKEMLLQFAEVRGFKRYIFTLPLLTPKLSSYWLYFVTSTSFNLAQALVDSMKVEVIAKASNINQLLDIQPICYKDAVNLAFQRIEQNAVVSSWKDAISSGTFKDQLSDHIQMPQYGCFKDVRSIKITDEDFTINKIWSIGGKNGWYSFNGLWKLRGYVDKIFGGVGLRRGRTHDTYLEAGDPLDFWRVLLADKKEKRLLLFAEMKLPGEAWLEFKIVKDKLYQRAVFRPKGVLGRLYWYSVLPFHAFVFKGMINALVNK
- a CDS encoding flavin reductase family protein, with product MHLSRAAIDEMEHLYKINLMNSVSGYKSANLVATKSEDGVTNLAIFSSVVHYGSSPAILGFVLRPTTVARNTYNNIKKTGFYTINAVCEDIIEDAHHTSAKYASGISEFDKTDLSPEYKDGFHAPYVTESPLQIGIKFLEEYHIKANGTILVLGEVTDLYFKDSMLSEDGFLNLSKEKIAAINGLDTYMVSEKYKRLSYQRPK